The proteins below come from a single Magallana gigas chromosome 10, xbMagGiga1.1, whole genome shotgun sequence genomic window:
- the LOC117683429 gene encoding probable E3 ubiquitin-protein ligase MID2 encodes MDDCVTKCPICMETLQTPRSISCSHTFCQKCLNDHIITSCHGKDSPTGFHCPVCRKYVPGSISNNPSLWAQTFTKNETIEFLIHSADDENVLKFCKPCLNGNKEETASTLCKSCMECLCEGCTDHHKRLTITKDHEVVPLDEIHKPSYLKTEEHNCNEHDLRYLDLFCVDHDTPCCSVCSITDHKTCKMDTIKTVFDKIEKENESQQMLSEICRAESHLKKLKEIQKEKQTKIEDKADEIRDETNKLRQEINETLDRLEHKLHENLAKNMKLTQKAIDENMETLSDLLDLSNHCKEFLTSATKRTCSPGYVGEFHKIKKQLKRLKSAKLYIKDAEISATFPNFLKTIRSSKQSASLTVKENPISLINLEFQSVPKGVVQVEKNVLEILKDDAAINDILFYENNTDILVFVDDKTGVVCDLSGVCHKSVDFRFTILRAVLIRKKIYAVTDKGNLYYLEIPQNNTTCKCTKINITRQAFAVSVFQESLVVGCVNAIVHMDTNGNERKNIPTEGCIFDVISLISGNHIYIGQKSLNPERTVRAVDGNGQELWKYEHSELKFPFRLTKDYVENIYIAGFSSHNIHLLSSAGYALKIFEQIPYPGRMLIRKERSNEIYLVSAFNSIKKVKLIW; translated from the coding sequence ATGTCGAAAATATGTTCCGGGTTCAATTTCTAATAATCCTTCATTGTGGGCACAAACCTTTACTAAAAACGAAACGATTGAGTTTCTAATTCATAGTGCTGACGACGAAAACGTTCTTAAATTTTGTAAGCCATGTCTGAATGGCAACAAAGAGGAAACAGCCAGTACTTTGTGTAAATCATGCATGGAATGCTTATGTGAGGGATGTACTGATCATCACAAGAGACTGACAATAACCAAAGACCACGAAGTGGTACCTTTGGATGAAATACACAAGCCTTcttatttaaaaacagaagaacatAATTGCAATGAACACGATTTGAGATACTTAGATTTATTTTGTGTTGATCATGACACACCTTGTTGTTCTGTTTGCAGTATAACAGATCACAAAACCTGCAAAATGGACACgattaaaacagtttttgacaaaattgaaaaGGAAAATGAAAGTCAACAAATGCTTTCAGAAATCTGTCGCGCCGAAAGTCATTTAAAGAAGTTAAAGGAAATTCAAAAGgaaaagcaaacaaaaatagAAGATAAAGCAGATGAAATAAGAGATGAGACAAACAAACTAAGACAAGAAATCAACGAGACATTGGATAGACTTGAGCACAAGCTTCACGAAAATCttgcaaaaaatatgaaattaactCAGAAAGCCATAGATGAAAATATGGAAACCCTCTCTGATCTCCTCGATCTTTCTAATCACTGTAAGGAATTTCTGACTAGTGCGACAAAAAGGACGTGTAGCCCTGGCTATGTAGgagaatttcataaaataaaaaagcaatTGAAACGCTTGAAAAgtgcaaagttatacataaagGACGCAGAGATATCTGCAACTTTCCccaattttttaaagacaataaGAAGTAGTAAGCAATCTGCATCTTTAACTGTGAAGGAAAATCCAATATCCCTGATTAATCTTGAATTTCAATCCGTTCCAAAGGGAGTTGTACAAGTAGAAAAGAATGTACTGGAGATCTTAAAAGATGATGCAGCTATCAATGATATTCTTTTCTATGAAAATAACACAgatattttggtttttgttgACGATAAAACCGGCGTAGTTTGTGACTTATCTGGAGTCTGTCATAAAAGCGTAGATTTCAGATTTACTATTCTTCGTGCTGTTCTGattaggaaaaaaatatatgcggTAACCGACAAGGGAAACTTGTACTATCTTGAAATACCTCAAAACAATACCACTTGTAAGTGTACCAAGATTAACATTACTAGACAGGCTTTTGCAGTGTCTGTTTTTCAAGAAAGTTTGGTTGTAGGTTGCGTCAATGCTATTGTACACATGGATACAAATGGAAACGAAAGGAAAAATATTCCCACAGAAGGCTGTATTTTTGACGTTATTTCTCTCATTTCTGGCAACCATATTTACATAGgtcaaaaatcattaaatccGGAGCGAACTGTCAGAGCAGTCGATGGCAATGGACAAGAGTTATGGAAATATGAACATTCCGAGTTGAAATTTCCTTTTAGGTTGACAAAGGATTATGTTGAAAATATCTATATCGCTGGTTTTTCTAGCCATAACATACACCTGCTAAGCAGTGCAGGATATGCTTTGAAAATATTCGAACAAATTCCTTATCCTGGCAGAATGCTAATTAGAAAAGAAAGAAGCAACGAAATTTATCTTGTGTCCGCTTTCAATTCGATcaaaaaagtcaaattaatCTGGTGA